In Mycteria americana isolate JAX WOST 10 ecotype Jacksonville Zoo and Gardens chromosome Z, USCA_MyAme_1.0, whole genome shotgun sequence, the sequence CTCCGCCCGCCGCGCTCTGCCACCAGGTGTCAGCAAAGGAACCCGCATCGCAACGGCGCGAGcggaaaataaaaaatggatcaaaaaaaaaaaagagagagaaaaaagaaaaaagaaggaaaaaaaaaaaaaaaaggcaaattactCCAAACCGGCACCTCCGTGCCTGAAacgtttttcctcttttctgactCTCCGCTAGATGACAGCAGCGAAACCAGGCTGAAACAGCCAGTAATGGGCTTGTGGAGAAAACGGTTTTATCCCTATGCTAAACCCTCAGAGAGCAGTGCCGTTAAGAAACTCGCATTATTGGCTGTTTTCCTGGAAATTACAGAGCCCTTTGCTTTTAGGCTTCCCGCCTACAGGCCtcaataatttacaaaaatacgTCTCTGCATTGTATGCAATGCACTTAAAGCAAATGTACTTGGGCTGGAAAAAACAGTTAAGCATTGTTGTTTTAATGTGAATAATTACTTCATAATGTCAGCTATTAGTCTTGTAAAATGCTCCCAAGTTCTTACTTTTATAAGCTGAAGGGACCTGATCTTTCAGACAAGAACACCCCTCTACACTGAAACTGCAGCAAGCCAGGAGACCGAGTTCCCCTGTACATTTACAGCAACGTTCAATTTTTTAATAGGGATACTAATTTTATGCCAATGCATTAAAATGCTGCTACACTTTTGCTGTTGGCTGCTCACCAGATTAAAGCAGTAAGCCATTTTAGCTTGGGTCTTCGAACCAGCTACAGTACAAGCTAGACTAGGGTCCAAGTAGTTACGGCACAAATGAGATTCAAACATGGACCaggtgaggaaggaaggaattaaaCGCAGTTATCTTACCGTCACACTGTACTTGAAGATGAATCCATCTTCACCTGAGTTGAagcactgcaaagctgctgtAAGTAGGGCACGTGCCAGAATTCAGAGGGGGCAATACACACCCTCTACCTTGGTCCCATTCCTGACCTATTCCACAGCATTTTTTGTGTGAAGAGAGGTAGATCTGGTATAACCCCAAATTTCCAGATTTCGTGCATCTGTGAGATTCTCTTGTGTGAGTGAGGGAGATTCCCATCTCAACAGTATTCATAGCCCCTTTCTCTAATATAGAGGTGCAAAGGGTTTGCAGCACTCGGagcatttttcagaaagcaaaggaatAATGTAAGTTCTTCTCTCTCTGTTcactcactttttattttgtcattttatctCATGTTTTCATTCTCCTGCGTTATTCTGAGGTGTATGAACTTAATTGTCTGAGTGGtcttaacatttaattttgctcctttcatttacaaagacctttttttccacagcatgGTTATATAACTTTAGTCTTTTTAAAGGTGTATTCTAATTCCAGTTGATACGCTAGTACTCCACCAATTTTGCTCCAGTTTTTGatatgtcagtttaaaaaaatattggcacTCCATCTTTTGGGGAGACAGAGATGGTACATATTCAAAGAACATGACACAGGGATGAAGAAACCCTGTCTCCAGTCTCAGGGAATTCTTTTGATAGAAGCTCAGTGgactattttttgtttttcttctctgaaaaagtATAAGGAAACATTTATGCATTTAGGCTACCTTTTTACTAAGTGCTGCATCATTGCAGCAATGCATTCAGTCACTAAGTAATAtgtaaatttttgttttagaattcTTTGGGATATCTTGAATGCCACTTTATCATACTTTTCTATATTCCAATAATAGCTATCATAAAAAGATGAACAGGATGGTGGGTGTTAATTAGAACAAATAGTCAGCAGGTTGTCTGTATATACTATATGTACCATACCACACACACAGACCCAAATCACTAGTCCAAAGAAGCAGGCactaagaaaagcagcatatctatagttttcttttttaatcatacCCATAAGGAGACATTCTGCCATGCTCAGGGTATTTGTCTCTTTTCAGGATCAATTCCTTATGCTGCACAGGAACATTGTAAAATAGTGATGTTAAACAAATTGTATTTGTGACAAAAAATTGGAATTCAAATAAACCAAGGGAGGGGAAtagcttaataaaaatatttattgaaaaaattcCCATCAACATCATTTGGCTGTACTAAGTAAGTAAAATGCTGAGCGTGACTATGGTAATCAGGATGCAAACAGCTAGTACCATGAGCAGGATGATTCGGCAACATTtggaatgctttttttctctctctttcttttttaacaaggTATCATACCCAGGAGTATAAATATCCCCCATCCAGAACTGTAGATCATTAggattttcctaaaagaaaaatcagaaaatggacTCAGTTCCTCTCTCTTGCACATAAAGTCATTAGAACATAGCCAGAAGTATTTTGGCTATCATCAGATAGTGATTAATGAATTTAAGGCATCGTAACACAAATGCAAGAAACTTTCACTTGAACATAGGTTGCGCTACTTGCCAGATGCTGCAAATGTTCCACTGGGGAAAATTAAAACCACACTTTTCAGCCAGGAACCAAATGTAGGACACCAGCCAttgaaatgtgattaaaaaacccagaagaaaccATGTTGTCTTCTCAAGAAGAGATGTCGATTTATAAACACAGATCTGAGTCCCTTTCCAAAAAAgggaacagcagaaaaaaactcacaaaagtAACCCTAAAAGTGATTTGTACCAACCCTCAGGCAGGCACGATCCTGCATAGTGTGGATGAGGCAGAGAAAATGTATGTAATAACATACATTTTAATGGAATGATGTTATAAACAGTTATTATAGTGGGCATATAGTATTTAAGTGCCTCGTTTATAGTTCTTTGCTATGTAAACGTGGAAGCTGAGTTGCGGGGTGTTGCGGTTTAAGACTTTCTCTAGTCACACAGGCTGTGTTCTGCAGAACCGAAATTCCTGGAGTCTAACCAGATCCGTAGACTTCTTTTCCTGATCAGACTCATGTTAGTGTCATGTCTGTACTGGAAAATACATCCGTATTTACTTCTGGAATCCCACCAAAAACACCAAGCGGGCTGCGCAGTGGTTCATGCACAGAGCTCATAGCAATTCACTTTGCTCCAATGCAGTGCGACAGCATGTTACCTTTATGTGGCTGGCCAAGTTAGAGTGCAGCAAGTGCCTGTCATAGTCTTGCACGGTCCAGGAAGGggtctttttcttctcctcccagtCATCATCCACCTGGATATCACTATACAAGGGGTTGCTTTTGATTGTGGATTTCAGGGTGATGGGTGTAATGTGTTTCCCGAGGGCTTTGTCTATCATTTCTTGACTGACCTCGTTCAAGTCTAAGCCTGGCAGCTCAGtggcatttctcttttctctctgtaagGCACAAGTTAGATCAGAAGTTGGCTTTCATCTTCGTTTACCTATGACACAAGTCCCTTGCCAGAGTTATCATTTGTAATACAACAGAATcatctttaaaattacatatgcAACAATTTTTCCTCATTCTGGCAACCAGCTACAGTGCAGTAAGGGAGCCTGACTGTTCACTTTGGGCAGATTTCTTCCTTCTGGGGAAAGCACGTGTGTAAAATCTAAACATTAAACTCTTTTGCAAATGTGAACTGGCATTATAATGCCTGCTGAAAGAAAGCTTCTGCTTTAGCAAAACAGTGCTACAGAGCACAGCGGTAGAAGATGCAATTCTGATGAAAGTCACAGGCATAtgctgcagaagcagagctgtaAGGAGAAAGCAGAATGAAGCACAGGTGTAATGGTGTGTAAGGGACTGCCTTGACTGGATCTGCACCTCTGACAGCAGGGGTGTGATTTGCAGTTCTGTTCACGCTGTTGAATGCTAGACCCATGTCAGGATGTCAAAGAGGCCCTTCATTCAACTGCGGGAGAGTCCTTAATTCAGGCACTGTCAGAACTCAAAGGTAATTAAATATCTGAGCAGTCTCTCAGAAACAACAATTGTTAAATTGGACCTTTTAGAACAGGGGGGTGGCAAGGGAGGAGGATGAACAGCCCTGGTGGGATCACATTTTTAGAGAACTCACAAGCTGCTGCTTAACACAGCACTAAGAGCCTCTTCAGGAGCCATATTTTTTGATCTGTAGTTGCATGAAGGAATGCAATCAGAATCTCCAGTTCAAGCTGTTCAACGTTTTGATTCACCACAACCTTCTGTTCCCGAGACTTTGAATTAACCTGTCACTGATCTGCGGTTCCGGCAGTGCGTCAGCTTCCTGAGACCTGCTTCTGGCACAGCCCTTGCCTCATGCTAACACCTGTCCTGTGTCTCAGGGCTGCTTCTACAGAACCATCACAGTGCAAATTCAGCTTTCCTCATTAGCGAAACACCACTTCCCCATTAGCACCTTTGTCCTTAGGAACTTCATGTTGAGAGAAGGGGAGCCTTGGCCTGACCCGGTGGCCCTGCGGCAGGCgtgctgggaggggggcacaccccagccctctcccaccctTAGAAATCACAAAGGTGTGGGCAGCACCCACTGCCAGACTCCCATAAAGCAAGTGCACATCATAAACAGCTGTAGAAGAGGCTGGGACCTGAGAAACTTCCTTCTCTGAAAAGACATCTTTCCCAGGACATTTCACCTATATTTAGATCTCCAGCCATTAAGATGCCACGGGCTGGATGGACTTCAGCAGCCAAAGGGCTCGCTGCTGCTAGGGGCACatcctgcttctccttccaccTTTCTGATGGGAGCCCAGGGgattccacctcctcctgcacaCTGGCTCTGGGAGCTGCTCGGATCGCACATCAGCCAGTGCAGCTCCCTAAGCTGATGGCAGACTGTCGGCTTCTTCTGCCTGAGTAATTTTCTGCCCCCTTCGTGGGCTGGTGAATCCACTTTCAGTGGAAGCCAGCTGCTACATGTCATCACCTACTTCATGCATCAGTGCCTGTGCACACACATAGACATGCGTGAGTTGGTCTAGGGCAGGCAGGTGTAGAAGGAAGCGGGAGGACTGgtttccttcagaaaggaaaggtggagaagagaaaacaacaacCTTTGTCTAAGAAACCCTAGGAGGAAGCATCATGCTGGCATTCTTATCACTAAGTCGTGCACAAGTGACTAAGCATGTTTCCCATCAATAATTACCATTAGTAGGTGGGTGGATCCtcagtgccctcccagtccctctATTAGTTCATAATTTCCATATGTCATTCCTTAGCCTTGACATATCCCCTGACAATATTACTCCTTGCATTGCAGTTACAGCTGGCACTAAAGCCCTCTGGGTTGTACTGGCCAGATTTCAGCTGAGCTGGTGTTTTTAACTGTCGCTTCTTTCtgactgcattttattttactttattttatttattttatttcttatttaaaatttgtCATTGACCTTAATGATGCTTCCCTCAGGCTTGCTAGATAGTTGAACTTGGAGAACATTTTGTTGAAGAACGAGAACTGTCTCACCAGGGGATGCTCAGTCTCCCTAGGCTAAAATGTTGTGAAAAGAATGCAACTCGACAGTAATTTCTAAAgctgttttaataaaatgctCCCAAACTTGGAATAGATGGCATGATGCAAAATTTGTTCATAAAGAGAGTGCTTTGTCGCAAAACTTTTTTGCCCCTTCTGTCTGGAGTACCTTCCTTTTCATGGGCATGAAAACAGGAGAATGTGGTAGCCTGGAGCAGAGGTAGAGATGGAATAGGATGAGAGGGGCAACAGGATTTTACCATGAGAACTGGACTGGAATTTGGGGAAGGAGATAGTTTGCAGAAGTTTTAGAGAACAGACACTGAAGTGCCAAGCTAGTCGGGAGAATACACTTGAGTGCAGGCAAACGCTTGGTTGTGAAACTTCTGCAGTAGATATGTCCTAGCAACTAGTTagggaaaaggaaggacagaagcCTGAagcacataagaaaaaaaaaggtttaggtCCAAGAAATGATACGGAGAAATATGAAGAAGATTGTGTGAAACATATGCACTTATAGAAGCAGAGAAACAGACGGAGATTAGATAATAAAAATATCCCTGCTAGTATTAATTCTAGCAAaaactacatatttttttcttttaagattcaAAACATCTCCCAACAGTTTTCACAGTCTTCTATGTTTTGATTCTGATTCACGAAGCAAATGTtcaaaaaaaggggaaagtaTATACACTGTGTCTAAGAAGCCAGTGTGAATGAGGGTGGAACAGATCAAATCAGAGGCAATTTATGTTACTGTTCACTGAATGGAAGGAGGGAACAGCAAACACTCAAAGCAGCAATAGTTATGAAGAACTCTCAGAAACTGTAGTTGAAATGTGTTGACGAAATACTCATTTAACAAGATGAAAAACGTTCAACTCTGCAAACATGTAACTGTGTTTGATCTACATATAGCTCATGAGCAAGAAAGCTGTTACGGTTTGTAACTCATGTTTCACTGAGAACAGTTTGTCCCGCTTTGACAGACCCAGAGAGCTGGCATGTACAAAAAGAGGATTCTGTAAAAAGCCTGAAGATCTGTAGAGAGTCAATGTTAGTTCCATCCCTGGGTCAAAATGTGCTTTCTCCACAGGTTTTTTGTGCTGATTATTTCATAATGCAAATTATCCATATAGTtaccttaaaatatatataattaaaaattataaattaatctATATTGCTAGGAAacattttaatctaatttttatcTTGACTTTATCCTTTTATTCTCACTGTCGTCTTTGTTGTTAGCACTGAGACAACCTGAGAGTCTAACCATTCTTTCCTCAGCCTGTGATACGAGGCATCAAGCTAATCACCCACCAAAACCATGACATCAACAGTTAAGGCTAGGCCTTGGTCTCAAGCCTATCTACCTGCAAGAAGAGATCAAAGAGACACCTAAAAAATTAACGAAATTTACTTCCTGCAAATCAAATTTTTCTTTACTGCCCCTGCCAAATGAGTTagttcctcttgtcctgtggccAGCCATGGGGTCCAGCTGTGGCTGGGGGAGAGAATGAAAGTGATAAATGCTGTCGATGGGCAGCTATGCTGAAAAGTCTTATCCAAGGGAGTCTTCAAGAAACTTAGGGCCACCAGATACTGCAGGAGTTGTTTTGTAACAACCTCCTCAATCCTAATGAAAGTGGGTAGCAGGGTGAT encodes:
- the MINAR2 gene encoding major intrinsically disordered NOTCH2-binding receptor 1-like; translated protein: MDFSVLPNNNHPDRFLQLEVKSLVKNSAFLQASLAKFPEAALPGVQRWHNRVYLQREKRNATELPGLDLNEVSQEMIDKALGKHITPITLKSTIKSNPLYSDIQVDDDWEEKKKTPSWTVQDYDRHLLHSNLASHIKENPNDLQFWMGDIYTPGYDTLLKKKEREKKHSKCCRIILLMVLAVCILITIVTLSILLT